A single region of the Vicia villosa cultivar HV-30 ecotype Madison, WI linkage group LG4, Vvil1.0, whole genome shotgun sequence genome encodes:
- the LOC131596908 gene encoding uncharacterized protein LOC131596908, whose product MPPKVPPRNRKYECGNDKHKKKKKIEELIQSQAGALDKFLIKELEVPNESCYIDNIDVENFDSVPIENDNVDSVLIENDKVDSMPIENVDSVSIENDNIDSVSFGDEVNNDDDNLEEVNNDDHDVDYDIFDQRNWDLL is encoded by the coding sequence ATGCCTCCTAAGGTTCCTCCTAGGAATAGAAAGTATGAATGTGGAAATGATAagcataagaaaaagaaaaaaattgaagagtTAATTCAATCTCAAGCAGGAGCTCTTGacaaatttttaataaaagaacTAGAAGTTCCAAATGAAAGTTGTTATATTGATAATATTGATGTTGAAAATTTTGATAGTGTGCCCATTGAAAATGATAATGTTGATAGTGTGCTTATTGAAAATGATAAAGTTGATAGTATGCCCATTGAAAATGTTGATAGTGTGTCCATTGAAAATGATAATATTGATAGTGTGTCCTTTGGTGATGaagttaataatgatgatgataatcTTGAGGAAGTTAATAATGATGATCATGATGTTGATTATGATATATTTGATCAAAGAAATTGGGATC